A single genomic interval of Saccharothrix saharensis harbors:
- a CDS encoding GGDEF domain-containing protein — MAPALHEMSDAWLVGRASELVAVAQSSHLSDQLDAAHEVDEILAEAQGRGEPRIVGQLLRAAAVVRIVTPGLVDLSDTVLDEMLAHCRRHGLLVLEAEAHALRGRRYLLGGFEDRALTEVASGLAMLEEDLAPDPMLDKRTWDRLLASALQSTGLVLTQLGVYEMADEVLARAHNAIRDSANPHQIYVHLVNRARLLIGWGLRLERVDNFDEAGERFATASAIATAVEGPFRESLHPGRRDRSAAEQVPVIGAAHALAKPGAEHIARLWTLRELAMYARELIIVSIALARCLEMEELPQQALQVLHDARDRLEHDTSEPTLMLCLTREYARMSGPHGERTISALQTYANALEVELWLMQEARTATLLTRRDHERLTRAHGAIAQQALQDPLTGLPNRRALDDRLAALINAQTHPMAIALVDLDGFKVVNDKHSHAEGDDVLRVIASTLRQALRGDDLVARYGGDEFVVLLPGAPLHAAEAALARAVDAVAALPSDLSRGVTLSVGVISVRPREAAHAALARADSAMYVAKRRGGCQVAAVEVEPSSEA; from the coding sequence GTGGCGCCGGCGCTCCACGAGATGTCCGACGCGTGGCTGGTCGGCCGCGCGAGTGAGCTCGTGGCCGTGGCCCAGAGCAGCCACCTCTCCGACCAGCTCGACGCGGCGCACGAGGTGGACGAGATCCTGGCCGAGGCGCAGGGCCGCGGCGAGCCGCGGATCGTCGGCCAGCTGCTGCGCGCGGCGGCCGTGGTCCGGATCGTCACGCCCGGCCTGGTCGACCTGTCCGACACCGTGCTGGACGAGATGCTGGCGCACTGCCGCCGGCACGGCCTGCTCGTGCTGGAGGCCGAGGCGCACGCCCTGCGCGGGCGGCGCTACCTGCTCGGCGGGTTCGAGGACCGGGCGTTGACCGAGGTCGCCAGCGGCCTGGCGATGCTGGAGGAGGACCTCGCACCCGACCCGATGCTGGACAAGCGCACGTGGGACCGGCTGCTGGCGTCGGCGTTGCAGTCGACCGGGCTCGTGCTCACCCAGCTCGGCGTCTACGAGATGGCCGACGAGGTGCTGGCGCGGGCGCACAACGCGATCCGGGACAGCGCCAACCCGCACCAGATCTACGTGCACCTGGTCAACCGGGCCCGGCTGCTCATCGGCTGGGGGCTGCGGCTGGAGCGGGTGGACAACTTCGACGAGGCGGGCGAGCGGTTCGCCACCGCGTCGGCCATCGCCACCGCCGTCGAAGGGCCGTTCCGCGAGTCGCTGCACCCCGGCAGGCGTGACCGCAGCGCCGCCGAGCAGGTGCCGGTGATCGGCGCGGCGCACGCGCTGGCCAAGCCGGGGGCGGAGCACATCGCGCGGCTGTGGACCCTGCGCGAGCTGGCCATGTACGCCCGCGAGCTGATCATCGTGTCGATCGCGCTGGCCCGCTGCCTGGAGATGGAGGAGCTGCCGCAGCAGGCGCTCCAGGTGCTGCACGACGCCCGCGACCGGCTGGAGCACGACACCTCCGAGCCGACCCTGATGCTGTGCCTGACCCGCGAGTACGCCCGCATGTCCGGCCCGCACGGCGAGCGCACCATCTCGGCGCTGCAGACCTACGCCAACGCGCTGGAGGTGGAGCTGTGGCTGATGCAGGAGGCGCGCACCGCCACCCTGCTCACCCGGCGCGACCACGAGCGGCTGACCCGGGCGCACGGCGCGATCGCGCAGCAGGCGCTGCAGGACCCGCTGACCGGCCTGCCGAACCGGCGCGCGCTGGACGACCGGCTGGCCGCGCTGATCAACGCCCAGACCCACCCGATGGCCATCGCGCTCGTCGACCTCGACGGGTTCAAGGTCGTCAACGACAAGCACTCGCACGCCGAGGGTGACGACGTCCTCCGCGTGATTGCGAGCACACTGCGCCAGGCGTTGCGTGGTGACGACCTGGTGGCGCGGTACGGCGGTGACGAGTTCGTCGTGCTGCTGCCCGGAGCGCCCCTGCACGCCGCCGAAGCGGCCCTCGCCCGGGCCGTGGACGCCGTCGCCGCACTGCCTTCCGACCTGTCCAGGGGCGTGACGCTGTCGGTGGGCGTGATCTCCGTGCGGCCGCGCGAGGCGGCGCACGCGGCGCTGGCGCGGGCCGACTCGGCGATGTACGTGGCGAAGCGGCGAGGTGGCTGCCAGGTTGCGGCCGTGGAAGTCGAGCCCTCCTCGGAGGCTTAG
- a CDS encoding TetR/AcrR family transcriptional regulator, whose translation MTGKERREQLLDVARALFAEKGFEVTSIEEIAHRAGVSKPVVYEHFGGKEGIYAVVVDREMQYLMDHIVNALSGGHPRELLEQAACALLDYIEGSTDGFRILVRDSPVASSTGTFSSLLNDIASQVESILGLHFSRQGYDRKLAALYSQALVGMVALTGQWWLEVRKPKKDEVAAHLVNLAWKGLSHMDHKPRLRTR comes from the coding sequence ATGACGGGCAAGGAGCGGCGCGAGCAACTGCTCGACGTGGCCCGCGCGTTGTTCGCCGAGAAGGGCTTCGAGGTCACCTCCATCGAGGAGATCGCGCACCGGGCGGGCGTGTCCAAGCCCGTGGTCTACGAGCACTTCGGCGGCAAGGAAGGCATCTACGCCGTCGTGGTGGACCGCGAGATGCAGTACCTGATGGACCACATCGTCAACGCGCTGTCCGGCGGGCACCCGCGGGAGCTGCTGGAGCAGGCGGCGTGCGCGTTGCTGGACTACATCGAGGGCTCGACCGACGGCTTCCGGATCCTGGTGCGCGACTCGCCCGTGGCGTCGTCCACCGGCACGTTCTCGTCGTTGCTGAACGACATCGCGTCCCAGGTGGAGTCGATCCTGGGGCTGCACTTCTCGCGCCAGGGCTACGACCGCAAGCTGGCCGCGCTCTACTCGCAGGCCCTCGTCGGCATGGTGGCGCTGACGGGCCAGTGGTGGCTGGAAGTCCGCAAGCCGAAGAAGGACGAGGTCGCCGCCCACCTGGTCAACCTGGCCTGGAAGGGCCTGTCCCACATGGACCACAAACCCCGCCTCCGCACCCGCTGA
- a CDS encoding DUF4291 domain-containing protein yields the protein MEQKQIRADYDDRHITVYQAYSPAIADPALAAGRFVPPFKPGRMTWVKPSFLWMMYRSGWGAKPDQERVLAVRITRSGFDWAVRAAVPSDEGVGRKPDVRVQWDPERGLHLQALPHRSLQLGLAGEASRRYVEEWVVGLTDVTPLAHRVHALVRAGDLDAARALLPVERPYPEPSG from the coding sequence GTGGAGCAGAAGCAGATCAGGGCCGACTACGACGATCGGCACATCACCGTGTACCAGGCGTACTCCCCCGCCATCGCCGACCCCGCGCTGGCGGCGGGCCGGTTCGTGCCGCCGTTCAAGCCCGGCCGGATGACGTGGGTCAAGCCGTCGTTCCTGTGGATGATGTACCGCTCCGGGTGGGGCGCCAAGCCCGACCAGGAGCGCGTGCTGGCCGTGCGAATCACCCGATCGGGGTTCGACTGGGCGGTGCGGGCGGCCGTGCCGAGCGACGAGGGGGTCGGGCGCAAGCCGGACGTGCGGGTGCAGTGGGACCCGGAGCGCGGCCTGCACCTCCAAGCCCTCCCGCACCGGTCGTTGCAGCTCGGGCTGGCCGGCGAGGCGTCGCGGCGGTACGTGGAGGAGTGGGTCGTGGGGCTGACCGACGTGACGCCCCTGGCCCACCGGGTGCACGCCCTGGTGCGGGCCGGCGACCTGGACGCGGCACGTGCCCTGCTGCCCGTCGAACGGCCGTACCCGGAGCCGTCCGGGTGA
- a CDS encoding DivIVA domain-containing protein: MPFPFLSPAQVRATRFPRKRGRGYDPAQVDAFVLRIADALAGRTPLHPDQVRAIAFTEIAGGYDQRAVDDFLAACEHQLRSGHVPPTTLQTGAALLAVKLPRSPNGYDRGEVDAFLGRAAAALDGRGRMTSGEVRHTRFTTTSGLRRGYQVRAVDALLDELEQELRFRGR, translated from the coding sequence GTGCCGTTCCCGTTCCTGAGCCCGGCGCAGGTCCGCGCGACCCGGTTCCCCCGCAAGCGCGGCCGCGGCTACGACCCGGCGCAGGTCGACGCGTTCGTGCTGCGCATCGCCGACGCGCTCGCCGGCCGCACCCCGCTGCACCCCGACCAGGTGCGCGCGATCGCGTTCACCGAGATCGCCGGCGGCTACGACCAGCGGGCCGTGGATGACTTCCTGGCCGCGTGCGAGCACCAGCTGCGGTCCGGGCACGTGCCGCCGACCACCTTGCAGACCGGTGCGGCGTTGCTGGCGGTGAAGCTGCCGCGCTCGCCCAACGGCTACGATCGCGGCGAAGTCGACGCGTTCCTCGGCCGGGCCGCCGCGGCGCTGGACGGCCGGGGGCGGATGACCTCCGGCGAGGTGCGCCACACCCGGTTCACCACCACGTCCGGCCTGCGGCGGGGCTACCAGGTCCGCGCGGTGGACGCCCTGTTGGACGAGCTTGAGCAGGAGTTGCGGTTCCGTGGTCGATGA
- a CDS encoding PQQ-dependent sugar dehydrogenase, with amino-acid sequence MRRFFGFAAVLAACAACSTGGSGDSDGSGGDAPSTTTSAGLAVEVVASGLSHPWDVGFLPDGRLLVPQRPGRISLVEGGRVTDVEADLGDVAARGEGGLMSLVVHPDFATSRRFTTCFNTSTDVRLVTWELDGTRATRVKDPLLAGLPTAASGRHSGCRMALDRDGDLLVGTGDTARGDVPQDRASLGGKVLRVDLATGEGVPGNPFGDRIYTYGHRNVQGVAVRPDGVVFTAEHGPSVDDEVNVVRPGGNYGWDPSRGGTVGGYDEDVPMTDLERFPDAVPAVWSSGRPTEAICDAAFLVGEQWGPLNGVLAVTALKGAKLLLFTVTQEGGVHSVSIPPELDGTHGRLRGAETAPDGSLYVTTSNGTDDKILRLTPSS; translated from the coding sequence ATGCGTCGGTTCTTCGGGTTCGCTGCGGTGCTGGCCGCGTGTGCGGCGTGTTCGACCGGGGGCTCCGGGGACTCCGACGGCTCCGGGGGTGACGCGCCCTCGACGACCACGTCCGCGGGGCTGGCGGTCGAGGTGGTGGCGTCCGGGCTGAGCCACCCGTGGGACGTGGGGTTCCTGCCCGACGGGCGGCTGCTCGTGCCGCAGCGGCCGGGGCGGATCTCGCTGGTCGAGGGCGGCCGGGTGACCGACGTGGAGGCCGACCTCGGTGACGTGGCGGCCCGGGGCGAGGGCGGGCTGATGAGCCTGGTCGTGCACCCGGACTTCGCGACCAGCCGCCGGTTCACCACGTGCTTCAACACGTCCACCGACGTGCGGCTGGTGACGTGGGAGCTGGACGGCACCAGGGCGACCAGGGTGAAGGACCCGCTGCTGGCGGGGCTGCCGACGGCGGCGAGCGGCCGTCACTCGGGGTGCCGGATGGCGCTGGACCGCGACGGCGACCTGCTCGTCGGCACCGGGGACACCGCGCGGGGTGACGTGCCGCAGGACCGGGCCAGCCTGGGCGGCAAGGTGCTGCGGGTCGACCTGGCGACCGGCGAGGGCGTGCCGGGCAACCCGTTCGGGGACCGGATCTACACCTACGGGCACCGCAACGTGCAGGGCGTGGCCGTGCGGCCGGACGGGGTGGTGTTCACCGCGGAGCACGGGCCGTCGGTGGACGACGAGGTGAACGTGGTGCGGCCCGGTGGGAACTACGGGTGGGACCCGTCGCGGGGCGGCACGGTCGGCGGGTACGACGAGGACGTGCCGATGACGGACCTGGAGCGGTTCCCGGACGCCGTGCCGGCCGTGTGGTCGTCGGGGCGGCCGACGGAGGCGATCTGCGACGCCGCGTTCCTGGTGGGCGAGCAGTGGGGTCCGCTGAACGGCGTCCTGGCCGTGACGGCGCTGAAGGGCGCCAAGCTCCTGCTCTTCACCGTCACCCAGGAGGGCGGTGTCCACTCGGTCTCCATCCCCCCGGAACTGGACGGCACCCACGGCCGCCTGCGCGGCGCCGAAACGGCCCCCGACGGCTCGCTCTACGTCACCACCTCGAACGGCACCGACGACAAGATCCTCCGCCTCACCCCCTCCTCCTGA
- a CDS encoding acyl-CoA desaturase gives MTSTLESRSTPQGPEDRGPKPMIEGRRGHVEQLGVYVFVIVPFLALLAAVPFAWGWGLGWVDVALFVAFYYLAGLGVTIGYHRYFTHGSFKANRALKIGLAIAGSMALQGPVIVWVADHRRHHAFSDREGDPHSPWLFGSGPVALAKGFWHAHMGWLFERDKTNAQRFAPDLLADKDLVRIDSLFWLWTTISLLAPAALGGLITMSWAGALSAFFWAGLVRVAFLHHVTWSVNSICHMVGDRPFAARDRSANVWALAILSFGESWHNLHHADPTCARHGVKRGQIDTSARMIWLFEKFGWATNVRWPNQQRLARISAKK, from the coding sequence ATGACCAGCACCCTGGAGAGCAGGTCCACGCCGCAAGGTCCGGAGGATCGCGGACCCAAGCCGATGATCGAAGGGCGACGAGGGCACGTCGAGCAGTTGGGCGTGTACGTGTTCGTCATCGTGCCGTTCCTGGCTCTGCTCGCGGCCGTTCCGTTCGCCTGGGGCTGGGGGCTGGGCTGGGTCGACGTCGCGCTGTTCGTCGCGTTCTACTACCTGGCCGGCCTCGGCGTGACCATCGGCTACCACCGGTACTTCACGCACGGCTCGTTCAAGGCCAACCGCGCCCTCAAGATCGGCTTGGCCATCGCGGGCAGCATGGCGCTGCAGGGACCGGTGATCGTCTGGGTCGCCGACCACCGCCGCCACCACGCGTTCTCCGACCGCGAGGGCGACCCGCACTCGCCGTGGCTGTTCGGCAGCGGCCCGGTCGCGCTGGCCAAGGGCTTCTGGCACGCGCACATGGGCTGGCTGTTCGAGCGCGACAAGACCAACGCGCAGCGGTTCGCGCCCGACCTGCTCGCCGACAAGGACCTGGTCCGCATCGACAGCCTGTTCTGGCTGTGGACGACCATCAGCCTGCTCGCGCCCGCCGCGCTGGGCGGCCTGATCACCATGTCGTGGGCCGGCGCGCTGTCCGCGTTCTTCTGGGCGGGCCTGGTCCGGGTGGCGTTCCTGCACCACGTGACGTGGTCGGTCAACTCGATCTGCCACATGGTGGGTGACCGCCCGTTCGCCGCGCGTGACCGTTCCGCGAACGTGTGGGCGCTGGCGATCCTGAGCTTCGGCGAGTCGTGGCACAACCTGCACCACGCCGACCCGACCTGCGCGCGCCACGGCGTCAAGCGCGGTCAGATCGACACGTCCGCGCGGATGATCTGGCTGTTCGAGAAGTTCGGCTGGGCGACCAACGTGCGCTGGCCGAACCAGCAGCGCCTGGCCCGCATCAGCGCCAAGAAGTAG
- a CDS encoding alpha/beta hydrolase family protein: MGSPTVRRHRRPRIALVTFAVVLLLLSGGLLGFGWYYSGELLDPENARPGYRDTVTSSAFGTVSLAESRVTVLPGTWGLVWPDGGAKVGPVTHRSEGTVVRELQGTAPADGTMVRLETSVWRTDPATALDLEYTEVRIPTELGDAPAWLVPATSPTWVVAVHGRGGTRAEALRVMPALHALGLPVLAVTYRNDDGAPRSPDGLYHLGDTEWRDVEAAVRYAREHGARDVVLYGWSMGGAIVGQFLGRSDLAGDVVAAVLDAPVVSWTKTLELQSRNRGVPEQLVPIAELVSDWRADLDFTRFDLLANPPARRPPTLLFHGGADGTVPVQASRELAAAADRLDWPLRYVEVPEAEHTAAWNVDPESYDRALTDFLGSVDGIG; the protein is encoded by the coding sequence ATGGGGTCACCGACCGTTCGCCGACACCGCAGGCCGCGCATCGCGCTCGTCACGTTCGCGGTCGTGTTACTGCTGCTCAGCGGCGGTCTGCTGGGGTTCGGTTGGTACTACAGCGGCGAGCTGCTCGACCCGGAGAACGCGCGTCCGGGGTACCGGGACACGGTCACCTCGTCGGCGTTCGGGACCGTCTCGCTGGCGGAGTCCAGGGTCACAGTGCTCCCGGGCACATGGGGTCTCGTCTGGCCGGACGGCGGCGCGAAGGTGGGCCCGGTGACCCACCGGTCGGAGGGCACCGTGGTGCGCGAACTGCAGGGCACGGCGCCCGCGGACGGCACCATGGTGCGACTGGAGACGTCGGTCTGGCGCACGGACCCGGCCACGGCACTCGACCTCGAGTACACGGAAGTGCGAATTCCGACCGAACTGGGTGACGCTCCGGCATGGCTGGTCCCGGCGACGTCGCCCACCTGGGTCGTCGCCGTCCACGGTCGGGGCGGCACGAGGGCCGAGGCGCTGCGGGTCATGCCGGCGTTGCACGCCCTGGGGCTACCCGTTCTGGCCGTGACCTACCGCAATGACGACGGCGCGCCCCGATCGCCGGACGGCCTCTACCACCTGGGCGACACGGAGTGGCGGGACGTCGAGGCGGCCGTGCGCTACGCCCGCGAGCACGGCGCGCGCGACGTCGTGCTGTACGGCTGGTCGATGGGCGGCGCGATCGTCGGCCAGTTCCTGGGCCGGTCGGACCTGGCGGGCGACGTGGTCGCCGCGGTGCTGGACGCGCCCGTGGTGAGCTGGACGAAGACGCTGGAGCTCCAGTCGCGCAACCGGGGCGTGCCGGAGCAGCTGGTGCCGATCGCGGAGCTGGTCTCGGACTGGCGGGCCGACCTGGACTTCACCCGGTTCGACCTGCTCGCCAACCCGCCCGCGCGCCGGCCGCCGACGCTGCTGTTCCACGGCGGCGCGGACGGCACCGTGCCGGTGCAGGCGTCACGGGAGCTGGCCGCGGCGGCGGACCGGCTCGACTGGCCCCTGCGGTACGTGGAGGTGCCCGAGGCGGAGCACACGGCGGCGTGGAACGTCGACCCGGAGTCCTACGACCGGGCGCTGACCGATTTCCTCGGCTCGGTCGACGGCATCGGGTGA
- the glmU gene encoding bifunctional UDP-N-acetylglucosamine diphosphorylase/glucosamine-1-phosphate N-acetyltransferase GlmU, with protein sequence MLEGVPTPVSTIVLAAGEGTRMRSATPKVLHRIAGRSLVEHAVRAAAGTEPDHLAVVVGHGRAAVADHLDSLSTALDRKVTVAVQEQQKGTGHAVGCGLAELPDDLGGTVVVTYGDVPLLDADTLRGLLAEHGARGNAVTVLTAVVADPTGYGRIVRSADGSVEGIVEQKDATPEQREITEINSGVYAFDAAVLRDGLSRLSTDNAQGELYLTDVLTIARGDGRRVGALVTDDAWLVEGVNDRVQLARLGAELNRRLVERAMRAGVTVVDPATTWLDADVRLERDVLVEPNVQLKAGTSVGEGAVVGPDTTLSACAVGAGATVVRTHGTGAEIGPGASVGPFAYLRPGTRLGERGKIGTFVETKNSDIGAGSKVPHLSYIGDTTIGEHSNIGAASVTVNYDGVNKHRTTIGSYCRTGSDNMFVAPVTVGDGAYTGAGTVVRRDVPPGALAVSGGPQRNLDRWVVSRRAGTPSAEAAERALTPENAGTTDEGR encoded by the coding sequence ATGCTCGAGGGTGTCCCCACCCCAGTCAGCACGATCGTCCTCGCAGCGGGTGAAGGCACCCGCATGCGCTCAGCCACCCCCAAGGTCTTGCACCGCATCGCCGGTCGTTCGCTGGTGGAGCACGCCGTGCGCGCCGCCGCCGGCACCGAGCCCGACCACCTCGCCGTCGTGGTCGGCCACGGCCGCGCCGCCGTCGCCGACCACCTCGACAGCCTGTCCACCGCGCTGGACCGCAAGGTCACGGTGGCCGTGCAGGAGCAGCAGAAGGGCACCGGGCACGCGGTCGGCTGCGGCCTGGCCGAACTGCCCGACGACCTCGGCGGCACGGTCGTCGTCACCTACGGCGACGTGCCGCTGCTGGACGCCGACACCCTGCGCGGTCTGCTGGCCGAGCACGGCGCGCGCGGCAACGCCGTCACCGTGCTGACCGCCGTGGTGGCCGACCCGACCGGGTACGGGCGGATCGTGCGGTCCGCGGACGGCTCGGTCGAGGGCATCGTGGAGCAGAAGGACGCCACGCCCGAGCAGCGGGAGATCACCGAGATCAACTCCGGGGTGTACGCGTTCGACGCGGCCGTGCTGCGCGACGGGCTCTCCCGGCTGTCCACCGACAACGCCCAGGGCGAGCTGTACCTGACCGACGTGCTGACCATCGCGCGCGGCGACGGGCGGCGGGTGGGCGCGCTCGTCACCGACGACGCCTGGCTGGTCGAGGGCGTGAACGACCGCGTGCAGCTGGCCCGGTTGGGCGCGGAGCTCAACCGCCGGCTCGTGGAGCGGGCCATGCGCGCCGGTGTCACCGTGGTCGACCCGGCCACGACCTGGCTGGACGCCGACGTGCGGCTGGAGCGCGACGTGCTGGTCGAGCCGAACGTGCAGCTCAAGGCGGGCACGTCGGTCGGCGAGGGCGCGGTCGTCGGTCCCGACACCACGCTGTCGGCGTGCGCGGTCGGTGCGGGCGCGACCGTGGTCCGCACGCACGGCACCGGCGCGGAGATCGGGCCCGGCGCGTCCGTCGGACCGTTCGCGTACCTGCGGCCGGGTACCCGGCTCGGCGAGCGCGGGAAGATCGGCACCTTCGTGGAGACGAAGAACTCCGACATCGGCGCGGGCAGCAAGGTGCCGCACCTGAGCTACATCGGCGACACCACCATCGGCGAGCACTCCAACATCGGCGCCGCCAGCGTCACGGTCAACTACGACGGCGTGAACAAGCACCGGACCACGATCGGGTCCTACTGCCGCACCGGTTCGGACAACATGTTCGTCGCCCCGGTCACCGTGGGCGACGGCGCGTACACCGGCGCGGGGACCGTGGTGCGGCGCGACGTGCCGCCCGGCGCGCTGGCCGTGTCCGGCGGACCCCAGCGGAACCTGGACCGATGGGTGGTGTCCCGCCGCGCGGGCACGCCTTCGGCCGAAGCGGCGGAGCGCGCTCTGACGCCCGAGAATGCAGGCACAACCGATGAAGGGCGCTGA
- the pth gene encoding aminoacyl-tRNA hydrolase, with translation MVDDVALVVGLGNSGPKYEGNRHNVGFLVLDELAARVGGKFKAHKGGAEVVEGRLAGRRVVLAKPRGYMNTSGGPVAGTAKFYKTPPSSIIVVHDELDLPFGTVRLKLGGGENGHNGLRSITKSLGTKDYHRVRFGVDRPPGRMDPADYVLRDFSLVERKQLALELDRTADAVEALLELGLEAAQNKFH, from the coding sequence GTGGTCGATGACGTCGCCCTGGTCGTCGGGCTGGGCAACTCCGGCCCCAAGTACGAGGGCAACCGGCACAACGTCGGCTTCCTCGTGCTGGACGAGCTGGCCGCGCGCGTGGGCGGGAAGTTCAAGGCGCACAAGGGCGGCGCCGAGGTGGTGGAGGGCCGGTTGGCCGGTCGCCGGGTCGTGCTGGCGAAGCCTCGCGGCTACATGAACACCTCGGGCGGCCCGGTGGCGGGCACGGCGAAGTTCTACAAGACGCCGCCGTCGTCGATCATCGTGGTGCACGACGAGCTGGACCTGCCGTTCGGCACGGTGCGGCTCAAGCTCGGCGGCGGCGAGAACGGCCACAACGGCCTGCGGTCGATCACGAAGTCGTTGGGCACCAAGGACTACCACCGGGTGCGGTTCGGCGTGGACCGGCCGCCGGGCCGGATGGACCCGGCCGACTACGTGCTGCGCGACTTCTCGCTGGTCGAGCGCAAGCAACTGGCGCTGGAACTGGACCGGACGGCGGACGCCGTGGAGGCGTTGCTGGAGCTGGGGCTGGAAGCCGCCCAGAACAAGTTCCACTGA
- a CDS encoding ribose-phosphate diphosphokinase, which yields MAGTPKKNLMLFGGRAYPELTEQVAKHLNVSVTPQSAYDFANGEIFVRFEESVRGCDAFVIQSHCAPINQWLMEQLIMVDALKRASAKRITVIMPFYPYARQDKKHRGREPISARLVADLFKTAGADRLVAVDLHTAQIQGFFDGPVDHLWAMPLLAEHIKEKYAGRDITVVSPDAGRTKLAEKWADTLGGCPIAFIHKTRDPLRPNEVVANRVVGQVEGRLCVVIDDMIDTGGTITKAVEQLLAEGASDVVIAATHPVLSGPAIERLRDCGAREVVFTDTLPIPAEKRFDAMTVLPIAPLLARVIQEVFEDGSVTSLFDGNA from the coding sequence ATGGCCGGGACACCCAAGAAGAACCTGATGCTCTTCGGCGGGCGGGCCTACCCCGAGCTGACCGAGCAGGTGGCCAAGCACCTGAACGTGTCGGTGACCCCCCAGTCGGCGTACGACTTCGCCAACGGCGAGATCTTCGTGCGGTTCGAGGAGAGCGTGCGCGGCTGCGACGCGTTCGTCATCCAGTCGCACTGCGCGCCCATCAACCAGTGGCTGATGGAGCAGCTGATCATGGTGGACGCGCTGAAGCGGGCGTCCGCGAAGCGCATCACCGTGATCATGCCGTTCTACCCGTACGCGCGGCAGGACAAGAAGCACCGCGGCCGCGAGCCGATCTCGGCCCGCCTGGTCGCCGACCTGTTCAAGACCGCGGGCGCGGACCGGCTGGTGGCCGTCGACCTGCACACCGCGCAGATCCAGGGCTTCTTCGACGGCCCGGTGGACCACCTCTGGGCCATGCCGCTGCTGGCCGAGCACATCAAGGAGAAGTACGCGGGCCGCGACATCACCGTCGTCTCCCCCGACGCGGGCCGCACCAAGCTGGCCGAGAAGTGGGCGGACACCCTCGGCGGCTGCCCGATCGCGTTCATCCACAAGACCCGCGACCCGCTGCGGCCGAACGAGGTCGTCGCCAACCGGGTCGTCGGCCAGGTCGAGGGCCGGCTGTGCGTCGTCATCGACGACATGATCGACACCGGCGGCACGATCACCAAGGCGGTGGAGCAGCTGCTCGCCGAGGGCGCGTCGGACGTCGTCATCGCCGCCACCCACCCGGTCCTGTCCGGCCCCGCCATCGAGCGCCTGCGCGACTGCGGCGCCCGCGAGGTCGTGTTCACCGACACCCTGCCGATCCCGGCCGAGAAGCGCTTCGACGCGATGACGGTCCTCCCGATCGCCCCCCTGCTGGCCCGCGTCATCCAGGAGGTCTTCGAGGACGGCTCGGTGACCTCCCTGTTCGACGGCAACGCCTGA
- a CDS encoding 50S ribosomal protein L25/general stress protein Ctc, with product MSEVRLAAEQRTEFGKGAARRTRRAGKIPAVLYGHGSDPKHLALPALEFARVVREHGQNAVLTLDIESSTELALTKTVTTHPIKNYIEHVDLLLVQRGEKVTVEVPIVLTGDAAAATLLTQDLTTIQVEADALNIPEQVEYSIAGLAAGTQVHASDLTLPAGTSLVTDADALVLAVNAAPTAAEMDGDSGEATDAEATEEG from the coding sequence GTGTCCGAGGTCCGTCTCGCCGCAGAGCAGCGCACCGAGTTCGGCAAGGGCGCCGCCCGCCGCACCCGCCGCGCCGGCAAGATCCCCGCGGTGCTCTATGGCCACGGTTCCGACCCGAAGCACCTGGCCCTGCCGGCGCTGGAGTTCGCCCGTGTCGTCCGTGAGCACGGTCAGAACGCAGTTCTCACGCTGGACATCGAGTCCTCCACCGAGCTGGCGCTGACCAAGACCGTCACCACCCACCCCATCAAGAACTACATCGAGCACGTCGACCTGCTGCTCGTGCAGCGGGGCGAGAAGGTCACCGTCGAGGTGCCGATCGTCCTCACGGGCGACGCCGCCGCGGCGACCCTGCTCACGCAGGACCTCACCACCATCCAGGTGGAGGCCGACGCGCTCAACATCCCCGAGCAGGTCGAGTACTCCATCGCCGGGCTGGCCGCGGGCACCCAGGTGCACGCCTCCGACCTGACGCTGCCCGCCGGCACCTCGCTGGTGACCGACGCGGACGCCCTGGTCCTCGCGGTGAACGCCGCGCCGACCGCCGCCGAGATGGACGGCGACTCCGGTGAGGCCACCGACGCCGAGGCCACCGAAGAAGGCTGA